The Theropithecus gelada isolate Dixy chromosome 3, Tgel_1.0, whole genome shotgun sequence genomic sequence TGAAGAGTTGGTTGCTGCCGCTCAGCCTAGTTTCTTATGGTCTCCTAGCAGTGTGAAAGCAGGTTGGCCTGAGCAGGCCAAACTCCGGTAGGCAGATGTGGGTTATCAGTGAGTTACCCACGGGACCTCAGGTACAGCTGTCACTCCTAATTTCACAGCCATACACTTGCAGTGTCACCCAGTTCTGGGTGACAAATGAGCCAACACAAGTGAGTTCATTGGGTATATGCCAAAAGCCTATATTGCCAGTGTGTTATCATTCCTGAAATGTGAATTGATGTCTCAGAAAATTAAGAagcttggccgggtgcagtggctcacacctttaatctcagcactttgggaggccaaggcaggcggatcacttgaggtcaggagtttgagaccagcctggccaacacagtgaaacccggtctctactaaaaatacaaaaattagctgggcatggtggtggggtcctgtaatcccagctactcagagggctgagacacaagaatagcttgaacctggagcTTGAGCCTggtggagtgagctgagatcgtgccactgcactccagcctggatgacagtgagattGTCacacccaaaaaaaaaattaaaagctatgATCCAGTTATTTAAACCTACaaccacacccacacccacacccactcaGGCTAAGAAGTCTGAATAATTTGCCTAGGAATCAAAAGGGGCCATAATtctgggaggatcacctgagcccaagagttcgagccCAACCTAGGCAATATGGCCAGACcctgtctgttttttgttttgttttgttgtttaaaaaaaaggcagagtTGGGGGGTGCCATCAAACTCAGGTCTGTATTTCTCCCCAGTGGTACCCCAGAAAGGCCCTCAGAGATCCAGTTGAACAGGCTCATTTAATGTGAGAAAAATGGAGGCCCAAAAGATGCAATggattggttttgttttgtttttttttaacagagatagGGTATCaatatgttgtctaggctggtctcaaactcctggcctcaagtgatcctcccccctcgacctcccaaagtgctggattacaggtgtgagccactgctcccacccTAAAAGgtgcaattttgtttttttttttttttttgagacggagtctcactctgtctctagGCTCgaaggcagtggtgcaatcttggctcactgcaacttccacttcttgggctcaagcgattctcctgccactgcgcccggcctggtgcCATGGTTTTTTAAGTCCCCAAACCCAAATCTGATTACTGGTTGGAGGCGCTTTCCAGTATATActgtcttttccctttttcccgCCAACCCAACTTCATTCGTtgggctggggagggaagagaacACCAACATCGGATCCAACCTTCAAAAGCAAAGGACAGCCGAACTGACACAATGAAGCTAAGGAACACTGGCGTCAGATCTGTAAGTTTATTTGCTCAATGTACGACAGCTACATAATGACTCACATTCATGATATTCCATCACTGAGGAAACTGCTAAAGATGGTCCGTGTGTGAAATAATTCCCTAGAGAAACACGGAGCTGGAAAAATAATCACTGATTAGACCTTAAAAATAGTTCACCGCATAACATGACAAAAAGCACAAAGGCTCATTCAGAGAACATATTCGTTGTTCTCCGACACTGTAATAGTTATAATTTCACCATGACAAACACCAGACATTAAGATTAAGCTAACACTGGTGTTTCTTTTGCTCcccccctttttaaaaacaaaatatataactgCATGTCACTATAGCAACATCCAAAACAGATCAATTTGTTACAATCACTATTTGGTAGAGCAAACTTTACccccaaaaggaaaaattaaattaaaaaaaaaaagaaaaaaaaaaaacctttaaaaaatttgaagacttaatttttttgtcaTAGGAATACATAACACCTACAGTATAAGTTAATCAATTTCAAGCTACTGTATAGAAATACAACACTAGCATGCACAATATTGTATCAATAGAGTAATGGAGGAGTAATCATTTCACTGGAGAGACAGTATCATAGGCAagtgcatttctttaaaaataaagaaaagaaaaaccattcaaaGCTGCTTAAATATCAAGTCTCCCATTCCCTCTCCGTTTTTAGCCCTCAGGTGTGATTTTTATCTTGCATTATTCTAAAAAGCAGCCAGAGCCAAAGctgaaatttaaaggaaaaataggtTTTGTAATTCCAGTAAATCATTTCCAAATGCTACAAGGAAAAACGCAACACTGCTCACTGGACATGAAGATAAATTAGGGAAAGCCCCACCAACCCCACCCCCCACTCCGTTTTCCTCCCATGGCAATGACTTTAGGCGCCTGTAAGAGGCACAAAAGCAGCAAAGCTTCTTCTACTACTTCTTCTGGTAGGCTTCAGTTAACTGGGACTTTTGCTCTAGCGTGAGGAGGGGGCCTTCTAAGGAAAGTCATGCTGGGTAAACTGTGCAATGTTACAGAGCACATTGAGTCTGTGGTCATCATGGTTCTTCTATCTTCACTGTCACCTGTATCCTGTTACACATACTCAGCTCCTAATTGTAAGCTCAATTTTGGTATTAGCAAAAGCAACTGTCAGTTTTTCCTCAATTACTCACACTTTTTCTtgcctaaataaaataaaaaaagaaaacaagtgtggTGTCATCACACATCTCGGGAGTTCCTCTTGTCACtgactttactttaaaaaaaaaaaaaaaaaaaaaaagaatgcacatgCGGGCCACGTTCACAGATAGACAGATTCACCCAAAATGAGAATGAGGGCCTTAAGGCTGCTGAAAACAAATGGGTGGAAATAGCAATGTTGTTTCCGTCAATTCTAAATGTGCACTGGCTGCGCAAGACAAGCCAATCTCCAATTTCTAtgcttttttcattaaaaagaaaaactatctcGAGGGGAAAAAGTTCTGGTCAAATAGTTCAGTGTTTGTTATCGGGTAACAGTTTTTTATCTTCCTACAACAATTACTTGGGGAAGGAGTGTCTTCGGGGAGGAAAAACCGAAACACTGACAAGGCTCCCGAAATTGGACAGAATGGTTAAGGATATAGAGCTCTTCCTTTTGGGTTTTTCTACCAGTAGGCTTCTAGCACCTGAATTTTCACACACTGCACCACAGACCTTCTCCAAACGCCTCTCCAACCCCATAGCTTCTCCACCCAGCTGCGTCCGCCGGCACGAGGCGCAGTGGGAAACGCCCCAGTGCAGAGTGGGCGACGGCAGTGTGATCCCTGAGGAGGGAGCTGCGGCAGCTTCGGAAGCGGGATGTTCTCTGAAAATACCAACACGATCCATGACATACAGACctgaattttctctatttttgtggCGTTTCACGTTTCTCTCAAGAGGATTAATAATTTTGGTGGTGGATTTACGTTAAGAGGAAAGAAggaccgaaaaaaaaaaaaaaatcccacagccACCTGCCGAGCACCTATGAACCAAAACCTGAAGTCACTTTCATTCTCCTCATCTAGCCTAGGAGACCAATCAACAGCAAAACCAACCTGGATAAGGCTGAATAAGGATGTTAAAGCCCAAACAACTAGCAAAGGAAAAGTACACAATTGATGGCTTGGTGTTACATATGGCTGTAATGTAGAAATACTGTAAACTGCAATTTAGTGTTAATACTGTCAACTAATCAGAGACTTCGGAAAACTGGCAAGGCCTAAACCGTAAGGACGAATGAGACCTCAGGTTCTAAGTCTGTCAGTCTGGGATTTACACTGTTCCATGTCTGTAGGCTACACCCTGGAAAACATGCAGAGCCAAGACAGATGAGATAGAAAGTACCCAAAACGAGACACGAGAGCGTATGTACATAAAAATCCTTACTGGAACCACAGAACTTACTGAATGAGGGCCATTCctctttaagttttcttttcatcTGAAAACCCTATTACCTAGCAATAAGTTAAATTAGAGACAGACAGCTCCACTTGCATGAATCTACAGAACAGTCCAGACGCCAGTGTGAGGCTGCTATTCCAATACCAGCACAGCTAGCCTGACTTTCCACTAGTGGTATTTTGGCAAAAATGTCAAAGAGGCGATCAAAGACAGGACAGGTCGTGGGTTTCTCCCTGGGAAGGtcatccctccctttccctcccccaccCGACCCCCAActcatgggaaaaaaataaagactgcaGTAGTAGCATCCGCGTGCGCTGCCAGTCCCCCTGGGGCCTTAATTGTTGCCTTCGCCGCCGTCGTCGTCCTGCTGGTCGCTCGTCCAGAGCGTGAGGTTATCGCGGAGGAGCTGCATGATGAGCGTGGAGTCCTTGTAGGAGTCCTCGTTGAGGGTGTCGAGCTCGGCGATGGCGTCGTCGAACGCGGTCTTGGCCAAGTGGCACGCTTGCTCCGGGGCGTTCTGGATCTCGTAGTAGAAGACGGAGTAGTTAAGAGCCAGACCTAATCGGATGGGGTGGGTGGGTTGCATGTGCTCTTTGCTGATCTCGTGGGCTTCGCTGTAGGCCTTCTCAGAGGACTCCACCACCGTCGCCCTTTTCTCTCCAGTGGCCACTTCGGCCAGGTAGCGGTAGTAGTCCCCTTTCATCTTCAGGTAGAACACTTTGCTCTCGTACTGGGTCTCGCTGCAATTCTTGATCAGGTAGTTATCCAGCAGGCTCAGCACATCCTGGCACACCGCCTCCAACTCCTTCTCTATCTTCTCCCGGTACGCACGGACCATCTCTATCTTCTTCTCGTTGCCGTCCGCAGATGTCTTCTGCTCAATGCTACTGATGACCCTCCAGGAAGAGCGGCGTGCCCCCACAACGTTCTTGTAGGCCACAGAGAGAAGGTTTCGTTCCTCATTCGACAGTGGCTCATTCAGCTCTGTCACCTGTCAGGAGGAAAGAACAGAGTTGTTATGGTACAGAAGGTGTCCACTAGGTTAACTGTATCTTTGAGACACTAGAACAGAGCTCTGTTGAGTAACATGATGAACAGAAGGAAATTACGTTGcgtgggctgggggaagggggctGGAGGCGGAGCACACACAAGGCAGGGAAAAGTGCGGCTGGATCAATGGATCAATGGTGTCTGAACCCCGGCTTCCTCCCCAGAAAAGGACGCAGGCTTATCACGTGTGTTCCACAAAACATTGTCAAGTCTAGGCCTTAGATGAGAGACTGTGAGTACAGATGGTCTAACTCCGCAGTTTTTTAGGAAAACAGACTGACAAATTCCTCCTAATCCTGCCCTGTCTAGTAAACTTCAGTCCCATCCCTTCTGGATGAGAAAATACTGAGTCAACTTCAAGCTGACTTCTGAGAAACATGGAGGCCTTTCTGATCATACTCACGTGAATTCTAAACCTCAGTGAGTCCAAATAAGGGGCCTGGGATTGAGTCTGATCGCTGTGATACTTTAGCAACCCAGGGAACATGTATTTGTGGCAGTGGGAATGTCTGACTGAATACAACTTTACAACGAgcaatacaaaagaaagaggcaagCGCAGCGCCTCTGAGCTGAGCTGGGCAACAGGAATCAATGCTTCTCCCAAGATGACCATTTCTCAAGGCTCCTGCCCTCATCACCCCCAAAGTTAATCACCTTCAGAAAACTAAAGTGGCATCTTCAACCaatgttgtatatttttatgactACAAATAACtgcttataataaaaaaattcagccaataatactaaatttatttaCCTGGTTTCTATAGTATCAGAGTCATACACTATTGCATTATTTGTCAAACATATGAaatacattattactattattattgtatttgagacagggtctcattctatcacccagcctggagtgcagcgacaggatcacagctcactgcagcctcaacctccccaggctcagatgattctcccacctctgcctacccaggagctgggactaccagcataTGCCAACTGGCTGGGGATGGggcaaagagaggagagaagaaaagtggTCACTCCCTGTCCCCTGTGTAGATCAACCACAGCATCTGCATAACATTATATGACATACAGAGATGACAGACAGGTAGGGAGCTAGAATCCAAAAAGATCTACTAAACCAAGCTTATCCAACCTGCGGCCCACGGGCTgtatgcagcccaggatggctttgagtGCAGCCCAagacaaatttgtaaactttcttaaaacattgtgattttctttttgcaattttttttttaagctcatcaactctcattagtgttagtgtattttatgtgtggcccaagggaatgtggcccagggaaaccaaaagactggacacccctGTACTAAACTCCTGGAGCATGGAGGAACTGAACTACCAGActttttttctatgtttgaaTCATTATGTTCAGTGTattggcacattcctgtaatcccagcgctttgagacaCCAGgtggggaggactgcttgaggccaggagttcaagaccggcctggccaacataacaaggctccatctcaaaaaactttttgtttaaattataaatggGGGGTATGCTTGGCAAAACCGGTTACAGTCACTACTTCAAGCAGCATCTACTCAGAGATAATTTAAATCAAAACATAAACCAAATAAATCATCTTATTAGTTTATGGCAGGCGGTTCATCTTCTGAATGAACTCATCAGCCAGTGCTGTATGCACCAATATTCTCCAATATTGTTTTAAAGTCAACCTTTTCCTAGACATTACTGATGCTCTGTTTAACGCTGGAGAACAACGTTACTCCTACCAGCCGTGCCCTCGGTGAACCAGACTCAAAAGAGGGGAAGAATAGGGGGTTGGCACTACTTGAGTTCAGAGCAGAAGGAACCAGGAAAGAGATGCTTTGCTCCACCACCTCCTGTGCCCTGGCCTTCTGCAAACACTCCTGCATGAATAAACATAGGCAGCTCGTGTCTCATTGTGCACTGACTATCTGTCATCTAGCAGACCGCTGTCAGTCATGCTGAATTCTGATGTGTCCACAAATAACTGCAAGATTTTCCCACTTTCATCATTTGCTAAGCAATCATGGGGACAAGCCGCTTCATTTCTCTGGGCtttggttttcttatctgcaaaacgGGGATTTCTGTCCTCTTTCATAAGGTAATATACAGGTATATCAGACAAATaagaaagtctttcttttttctttttcttttcgagacatggtcttactctgtttcccaggctgaagtgcagaggcatgatcacagctcactgtagcctcaaactactgggctcaagcaaccctcccacctcaatctccagagtagctgagactacaggtgtgagccaccatgcatggctgatttttttttttttttttttttttgagacagagtttcaaaaagacctggtctcactctgtcacccaggctggagtgcaatggcaccatctcggctcactgcaaccccacccagagttcaagcgattctcctgcctcagcctcccgagtagctgggattacaggtgtgtgccaccatgcctagctaatttttgtgtttttctgtagagacaaggtcctgcttgttggccaggttgctcttaaactcctggcctcaagtgatccacccaccttggccccccaaagtgttagcattacaggtgtgagccactgcatccagccattttaaaatttttagtagagacaaggtctcactatgttgcccaggctggtctcgaaacccttagttcaagtgatcctcccaccttggccgctcagagtgctgggattacgggtgacAGCCATTGTGCCCAGCAAAGTCTTCTTGAAAAAGTAAAATGCTACAGAAATGTGAGGAATTACTTTTAAGAATACCCTGAATAATTTTCCTTCTGGTTCTCACTACAGGGGATGTCTACATTTCTTAACGATCTTCCTGTTATCGAGTGTCTCTTCTCCGTTTCATCCTCTTCTCTATTTTAAGCGGAAACTGCCTTAGCTGCCTCACATCCCTTCCTTTCCATAAACCCTAGTTCCATAGAGCCTGAAAAAAAAACTGCCCAGACTTGGCTTTGGAAGGAGCTGAGCCCTCGGGTGCTGCTGCCACCGGTCTCTGGCATACTTTCCTGAGTGTGTGGATGCCGAAGACAAACCGTCCCGCAGCGCAGGCCTCATGACTGCCTCCAGTGCAAGGGGAGGCCAGCGTGCCGAAGGCCACAGAGATCAAGTTCTGGCCTTTCCCCTAAATCATGCTGTCCTTATTTCAAGGGCCAGGAGCTATTTAAAGCGCAAATTACCTCACCAGTCCTGGGGGGGCTCCTCCTGCCGCAAATGAAGTCTCCCTGCAGAGCCCAGAGTGGCAATCTGTAAAGTCTGTCAAATGAAGTCTC encodes the following:
- the YWHAG gene encoding 14-3-3 protein gamma, with the translated sequence MVDREQLVQKARLAEQAERYDDMAAAMKNVTELNEPLSNEERNLLSVAYKNVVGARRSSWRVISSIEQKTSADGNEKKIEMVRAYREKIEKELEAVCQDVLSLLDNYLIKNCSETQYESKVFYLKMKGDYYRYLAEVATGEKRATVVESSEKAYSEAHEISKEHMQPTHPIRLGLALNYSVFYYEIQNAPEQACHLAKTAFDDAIAELDTLNEDSYKDSTLIMQLLRDNLTLWTSDQQDDDGGEGNN